The Triticum urartu cultivar G1812 chromosome 6, Tu2.1, whole genome shotgun sequence genome includes the window GCGCGGACCCGATTTAAAGTCTCCAGCAGCCGCACAAAAAGCACGCGCGCGTTATAACTAATGCAGTGCTCGTATTAAAAAGGCATCGCGCGCATCATATTTAGTGCGTCCGGTCGCGCGCGCTGCAAACTCTGGACTGCTACAGATAAGACCGCTGGACTCGCATGCGCAACATATTTTGCAGCACTTGTTGAAGCAAACGCCTTCTTGGGCCTTAAAAAAACTACTTACATGCTGTAAATCCGTTTTTTGGACACCATACTAATGGGCTTTTATGATGATTTGAAGTAACATGGCACATCTATATAGCCAGCAGAAGGCtctattattaaccatgctctcaGAGGTCGGCCGGTTTTCAAGCAAAGCTGAGGCGCCACGTCGTTCAGGTCCCCACGTCTTGATCCGAATGTTCCTAGATATACTCGTCTCTATAGAAATCTCGCCCACTGAAGCTCGTCTCTACAAATCCCACCCAACCGGCTTCACTCAGGTTTACAGCTCTAGTCTCCAAACCACCGCAAGTAACACCAAAACCTCCATCCCCTCCACGCACCAGACTTCTACTACTCACGCTCCTCGATCTCTCATCTCATGGCGACGGCGGATGCGAGTCGGCCCAACGGGCCTGCGCTGTCGACACCCAACTGCCGCTCCGCCTCACCCAGCCCCGTCAAGCTTGCCGGCGGCGACGCCACCCACTCGTCGGGCAAGTCCGTCAGCGGCTCGTCCCCGTCCTCCACCAGGAGCCGGCAGTCCTGCACATGCTCCTCAACGAACCACCCGGGCTCGTTCCGGTGCAGTCTCCACAGGGCGCGGAAGCAGGCGGCCGCCGCCGGCAGCAGCAAGCCCGCCTCCCCGCCGTCCAGCCGCGGTCTGGGCCCGAAGCGAATGAACAGCCGGCAGTGCGCCAGCAGGGCCCTCAGGCCGTCCCCCGCGGCGCAGCAGTCGCAGCACCTGAGGCGCGCGGGCGGGTTAATCCCCAGGACGAGCAGGCTCTCCGCCATGTCCACGGCCGGCGAGCGTCCCGGCGACAAGCTCTACTTTATCAGTTTGGTTGTCGAAGTTAGTTTAGATTTTCTTGTTTGGTTGTGGAACCTCGCACGGGGAATTTAAACCCCACGATTCCGACGAGATTTGTGTAGTTTTTCTTGTTTGGTTGTGAAAGGCGATACTTTATCAGTTCTATTTCCTCGCCGGAAATCAGCTGCTTGGCATGCCAATAATTATCaaatacttcctccgttcctaactATAAGTTTTTATAGAAATTTCACTatagactacatacggagcaaaatgagtaaATCTACATTCTAAAATGCATCTACATACATCCATATATGGTTTAAAATGAAATCTCTCCAAAAATTTATATTTAGGAGCGGAGGGAGTACTCCGTAGGGCGTTCCTTTTCCTTAACGGTCATACATTGTACGTGTGTAGACAAAAGATTGTCTCACTTAAGTTGCCATGTATCTGGATATAAGCCGAGCGTAAAGTGTTCTCGGCTTATAAGCCTATGTGCCGAGTATTAAAAGAATAAAACACGACGAAAACAATGGGCTCGGCTTATATGAACATAAGCCGAGAGTGACAAAATAAATATGCTCGGCTTATAAGAAAAGCTCGGCATATACCACAAAAAGATCACAGTTTACACAACCATCCCGGCAAAGCTTCGTGCCACGTGGAAATGGTTGACGGCTCTGCGGCGATGTTGCCTATAAGCTGAGTGTATCAGTGAGAGGCTCCGCGGCGATGTTGCCTATAAGTACGTAAGTTTTGAAGAAAGAGAATCAACATTTAAATGGGATAGGACCCTACCGCCATAGTCCCCGACGGTAGGGTTGCATTCCCTACCGTGAGAAAAAAATCGATTTCAGATACAGTAGTTTTACCAACTTACTGTTGAGAAACTTAGCGGTAGGAGTGCTGGCGTTGGTACGCAATGCAACCCTACCGTCGAAAAGGCTGGCGGAGGTAGTTGCATTCCTACCACATGTTTTCCCCCTCCCTACATACATTAGGGTTTTTTTTAGAAGAGGAGGGGGTTGAGTCCACGTCAGCCCACCATCCAGTTGATCGAGCCTCCCGTTAATCCTACCGCTAGTGGCCTTGGCGGTAGGCCGTCATACCATACAGCCATCGACCCCGGTGGTGAAAAAAGGGTCAGATCCTTATTATTACTATCATTGTTAAGGAAGTCggtaactggtagctgctcggtcaGCTTGGGAGTAGCGATTAATCGACGAATCGGCCAATTAATTGGATTAATCGGTCGACCATTAATCGGTAAATTAGATAAGATTATGCTAACATATATCTAATTTTTATGGTATTATATCATACTCTCATGCTCTCAACTATGTAATATACCAAATATGTTACGATTTTGTCGAACCCTGCCTAATGAGGAGCGAGAGGGGAATGGGAGGGGTTAGGGCCAAAATTTTGGGCTTTGTTTGCCCCTAAATTAATGGCCAACAACGATTAATCAGCCGACAACCTATTAATCGGTCTCATAGGTAAGTTAATCGGCCTGAAAAGTTAACGAGACAAATAGGTGCTATTCGATTTGGCCATCCTACAAGTAGCGATTAACTAGCCCGTTAACTAATTAATTAGATGAATTCTTGAACAATGATTATTATTTTGGAACCGGGGTCAAATCTTGCTCAACTATCTAAAGGGTCAAAACAAATTTGGCCACACACAACTGAACTTAAAGCATGTCGTTATTAAATCTGTGAGGATTAACTGCGTTTGATGGCTCAGTTTTTTCTAAGTATTATAGGAATGTTGCAGTTTTCTAAATTACTACAATTTAAATTACTGTAAGCTGTTTGGCAACCCAAAAAACTATGGTATTTACAACTGTAGTATTACCAAAAGCGTAGTACGTATTTTCTCTGTATTAAAAAAACCACAACCCCTTTTTCAAAAACAGAGCAAGCGAAGAAAACGAATCTGTTCGTTATTGCCTTCCTCGCTGCAAGCCGCCGCTCTTGTTTGAGACTGTCAGCCATGGACAAGCCAAGAGAACGAAAAATGATGTCTTTCGCACTTCCGCTTGAACTCCTCCTTCTCTCCTCCTACTCCCCGCGCATCTGGTCAGTCCGCTGGATAGCAATGGTCGTGCTAATGGCTGCAACGCGAGTCCACAAGGAATTGCTGGATGAGCATGTGCATGCCTAGTTGCGTGCGGTCatatcgggctgaacgtgtgccgCGATGTCATGATGCAGCCTTGCTCATCGCTGCTGGCCACGCATGCGCTGCTGCTGCCGACCGCCGCCCGTGCCTCCGCTCGCCGCCCTAGCCGGCTCACCACTATGCGCCACTGTTGGCCAAGCGCAGCCGAGCCAGAGCGCCGGCGCAATGCATGTTGCAACTGTGAAACGGCTATCTAGCTAACTTACGTCATTGTACAGATACATAATTCCTCCCACCCACCCGCATCGCCTCTGCTCTGGCGACACGGGGGAGCCCCCACCAGCGCCGCCACCtctcccctcctccccctcccctcgTCTCGCCGCCCCCTGAGGAGCCCGCCGGCAAAGCCCGGGCAGGCTCCCGGGAGGGTGGCGGCGGGGCACCTCGCTGGGTGGCGCGGCGCGCGGATCCCGACCGCTCGGGCGCGATTCGGCGGCGACTGGCGTCGCGGAGGCTGCTCCGGGTGTCCGGCGGCGTCGGCCCTCGGTGTTGCTCCCTTGCTCCGGCGCGGGCGGTGGGACGCGGCAGAGGGGCGGCGGAAGGCACGTggcggccggatctggccggcCTAGGTCGGATTCGGAGTGGCAGCGGCTGGGCGCGTCGTCGGAGGTGGTTGGCGGGGCGCGAGGAGGTCTGCGGTGGTCGTGGTGGCGGGCTAAATTGGCGCGCGATCGGTGGCGTCGTCTCGGGGCGTCTGCAGCTTGCGGCGGAGCCGGTGGTAGGGGCCCGGGCAGCAGCTGCACAAGGGGCTTGGGCGCCGTGGTTCTGGCATCGAGCGGGGTATGGGAGGTGATGTTGTGGTTGCCGGCGCGGTTGCGAGGTGCGGCAACAGCTACTGGATGAGGTGGAGCCGGTGAAAGCCGACCATGGGGATTGTGCACTGTGCAGTGCTTCGGATCTTCTCGGATTCGGAGGTGTGAAGGAGCTCCGAGCGAAAGTCTTGCATTGACCTTGGGTCGGTGCCGGCAGCAGCGGCGCCATGGCCATGGTGTCATTccccttcttggaggtgttgccATGGAGCTCCATTACACAACTCTTTGGGAGAAATCCCTAGCTTCAGTTGGTCGAAGCGGGCGATGACGGCGGCTACGCCGTTTCCTTCTTTGAGGCATCATCTTGGAGAGTCAGCATGTTGCAGTTTGCACGGATCTCCTCATCGTCGGGGACAGTGGACgtcggggcggcggctccggatGGTTTCTGATTGTGCGTCGAGATGGCGATCTCGAGAACAATGTGAGTGGCAGCTCTATGAGGTGGGGTTCTATCTCGACATTGGTTGGGTGGCAATCCTTGTCCCGCTTGGGTGGTAGGGGTGTCGGCTCGGTCGATGCGCCCCAGAGAGGGCGGTCTGACTTTACGTTAGGGCGGCGGCCCCGGATGTGATGCAACGTTTGTGGTCTGCGAACGGTTGCCCTGAGCAGCGTGGGCTGCGGGCAGCTAGGTTGTGCGGCGTTGCTATTCGAGGGGAACGGTGGTATGTCAGGGCGGCGGCCCCGGAAGGCGGTGCCGGTTTATTGCGCTGGGCGTGACGGAGCGGTGGATGTCGGGGCGGCGGTCCCGAGAGAATTATTGTGGCTACCAGACTTTTATGGCAACGATGATGGTAGGAGCGATGTCGGCGACCCGGCAATGGTTGCGGTAGTCGGCTCTTCTTCGGCGTGTCCACGGTTTTGCCTCGTTGCTGTGGAGTCGAAGCTGCGGTGGCGGAGCCCTGTGGTGTACGACGACTGGCTGTAGGTGGACTGTTCGGCGATTTTCCGTGGCGCCAGCCATGCCTGGTTTTGTTCTTCTATGTTCTTCGTCAGAGTCGGAGCTGCGTTGTCTGGCCGCATGTTGACTTGTCGTCGATTAGGATGGGCTTTGCCCTGTGTGTTTTAGTCTATGAGAGTGGGCTTGGCCTTTCATGTTTCGGTTTTTGCCTAGTTTCGGTAATTAACTGGGCAATTCTCTTCTGCTTAattagtactccctctgtctaaaaatacttgtcatcaaaatggataaaaggagatgtatttcgaactaaaatacgtctagatacatccccttttatccattttgatgacaaatATTTCCGGACGGAAGGAGTAGATGAGACAATCTTTgcctccgtttcgaaaaaaaaCTTACATCATTGTAAATGAGCACCAGCCAAACACATCATAGTATTCTCAATACTACAAAATACTTCCTCCGTTCTTGAGTATGTCTTTTTatacatttcaaatggactacaacatacgaatgtatgtagacatattttagagtgttaatttactcattttgcttcgtatgtagtcatttgttggaatccctaaaaagacttatatttgggaacggagggagtattttgaTATGTAGAAACTGTGGTATCTAGTTGTTATAGTTTAAAATACTATAGTTTTTCAATTCTACAGTTTTTGCACTACTTTGTTGTCAACGCAGGCCTTGTCAGTGATGATCTTTCGGCACTCCGCAGTTCACACAGTAAAATGCGCCGATACAGGTAAGAGCAAGACAGAAAAATGAAAGCGAAAGAGAAACGGATGGCAGTAAAAGAGACGGCTACGTCTGTTCGTTGGGTCGACCAGAATGGAAGGAGAGCCAGATGGCAGACGCGGAGAGCAGTAGCAACAAAAGCGGCCGGATCACAACGCGCTCCCGTGCATGTCAGAGGTCGGCTGGTTTTCAAGCAAAGCTGAGGCGCCACGTCGTTGAGGTCCTCACCAATCAGCACCCATATCTTGATCCGAATGTTCCAAGATACTCGTCTATAAAAATCTCGCCCACTGAAGCTCGTCTCTACAAATCCCACCCAACCCGCTTCACTCAGGTTTACAGCTCTCAGTCTCCCAAACCACCGCAAGTGACACCAAAACATCCATCCCCTCCACGCACCCGACTTCTACTGCTCACACTCTTAAATATCTCATCTCATGGCGACGGCGGATGCGAGTCGGCCCAACGGGCCTGTGCTCTCGACACCCAACTGCCGCTCCGCCTCACCCAGCCCCGTAAAGCTCACCGGCGGCGACGCCACCCACTCGCCGGGCAAGTCCGTCAGCGGCTCGTCTCCGTCCTCCACCAGGAGGCGGCAGTCCTGCACGTGCTCCTCGACGAAGACGAACCACCCGGGCTCACTCCGGTGCAGCCTCCACATGGCGCGCAAGCAGGCGGCCCCCGGCGGCAGCAGCAAGCCCGCCTCCCCGCCGTCCATCCGCCGTCTGGGCCCGAAGCGAATGAACAGCCGGCAGTGCGCCCGCAGGGCCCTCGCGCCGTCCACCTCGGCGCAGCAGTCGCAGCACCTGAGGCGCGCGGGCGGGTTAATCCCCAGGACGAGCAGGCTCTCCGCCATGTCCACGGCCGGCGACCGTCCCGGCGACTTTATCAGTTTGGTTGTGGAAGCTAGTGTAGTTTTTCTTGGTTGGTTGTGGAAGGCGATATTTTATCAGAGGTGGGGGAACCTCGCCCAGGCAAATTAGACCCCACGATTCCGACGAGATTTGTGTAGTTTTTCTTGTTTAGTTGTGGAAAGCAATACTTTATCAATTATGTTTCCTCGCCGGAAATCAGCTGCTTGGCATATCAAAAATTATGACCGGTGAGATGTTTCTCATCTCTTTATCAAATAGCAGGGCGTTCCTTTTCCTTAAAGATCATACATTGCATGGATGTAAACAAAAAAATACCATTGCAAAGATTGTCTCACTTAAGTTGCCGTGTATCTGGATGTAAGCCGAGCATAAAGCATTCTCGGCTTATAAGCCTATACGCCGAGTATTAAAAGAATAAAACACGACGAAAACAATGGGCTTGGCTTATATGAACATAAGCCGAGAGTGACAACAAAATATGGTCGGCTTGTAAGAAAAGCTCAGCATATACCACAAAAAGATGACAGTTTCTTATGTGATACGTAAGCCGAGTATCCGATAAACGACCCTCAGCTTATACTTTGCTTTTTTTTTTTGCAGAACTCTTTCATAATGAAAAAAAAGTATTTTCAAGGTTTTTCATTGCAATTATATTTGCTTATTGCATTCCGAAATGACTTTCCAAATATACTCCAGTGACAAGTAAGTGGTTAATTACACTTATTTGTTAACATCACGTATTAAAATGCATGGAAATGACATGACTAAACATATGGAACCATACAAAAACTACCACGAGTTTATTCGGAGTCTCGGTTAACAACTAAGAGTTCAAATGCCAATATTAAAGGAGTCACCCTATAAATTAAATATTACAAAACAAAGACACTCAAATTATCTAGATTTGACTCAATCCCTGCATGGTGTAGGCATTCCTAACATATTATGGGGTGAATCTATGTTTTGTGGCCTGATATATCTTATATGTGTCCTAAGACATTTAGTTCATATTGGATCACATAGTTTGCCCTAAGACATTTAACTATGACAAGGCAACATGGTCATGTATGAATTCATTTCATACACTAAAATATGACTAAGGCAAGTGGAATCAACCTAGTTGTATTTTTAATGACCAACAAATAGAAATCGTATAGTTTGCAGAACTAGTTAAGGGTTTCAACCTAGTTGTATTTTTAATGACCAACAAATAGAAACGGAGTAGGATTTTCTACAAGTGCTTGCCACAGAACTAGTTAAGGGTTTCAACGGTGCAGAAGTTCTCAAATATTCTGAAAAAAATACTGAACCAACACACCTATAATATAACATGATCCAACGGAGGTATTAAAAAAATACGACTGTATGTGTCCTCGACAAGAAAACCAAATAGTTCAGTATATATTTATGTCGCAGTGAGCTGAAATGCTTATTATTTTTGCCGAGGACACATAGATGCATATTTTGACAATCCCTCCGTTGGATTATCTTATTACATTAGAGAGATGCTCCCATatttatttcatatttttttgataaCTTTTAAACCGTTAAAAGTTTAGCGACCCTTAACTAGTTCTGTGGCAAGCTATGGTAGACACAGTTTACCCACATAGTAAGTTCACAATTATTGTTTAAGAATACAATAAATCCCACTGTTAACATACCCATAAGAGATCATTGCCATGGTCTACCCCCTCCCCGAAGCCGGTCAAAGGGCAGGACGACGTGGGGCCCACTGATCGGTGTTTCATTTGAAACCGGGCGAGGGAGGATCGAAAAACCTCCCGCGCTTGCTTGTGGCCCTACTATATCTATACAAGGTAAGTGTAAGGTGGAAAAATCTAGTACATAACTCTGATGTGGGTCTTCCTTCACAAACAAGACTATTGCGTAGGAAGGTTTTGAATTTCTAGTGTGAAACCCCCACTTTGATGCAACGGGGGGGATATTGAGAAGACTTTAGCTCAATTTTGGTTTTCCATGTTGTTATGACCTACTCTAACACAAACAAAGAGAAAATCCCCATTGTCTACCCACTTTCAAAGCCGGTCAAAGGGCAGAACGACGCGGGGATCACAGATCAGGTGGTCGTTTAGTGGATGCTATATGCTCACGCTAGATTGACAGGAAGGAGCACAAAGAAGAAGAATATCAAATTTTGTACTACATGGGAAGATTATGGAGAAAGAAAAAAGTACTTTGCATATTAAttaagaaaagaaagaaaaagaataTGAAATGTAAGCTGAGCTCTAAATTTCAGGCAATCGGCCTATACGGGGCTTACCTGTTAGATATTTGGCTTAGAAACAGAAAAAACTCCAAAATCCCCCAAACTACCGTACGCTGCCCCCGTCGCCATGCACCCGCAAGCCGCCCAACTCCTTCTCCAGCCGTGTGCCCCCAGTCTTCTCTAAAGTAGCACAAGGTCGTGGAAGAACAACTCCACCTTGCTGCTACAAATTGTACATCACAAATGTTGAAGAAACAACTTCAACATATTGTACTAGATATTGCTCTAGAGGCGGAGGTAGGGCTGATATGGTTGCAGGAGTTTAATCCAAAACTGAAAGAGCACAAGATCTAGTCCAAGATCCTAGATAAAGCACCAGGTTCTACTATAGGTATCGGGGGTGTACATAGTCTGGTTACAAAGTAAAGGTGAAGACCTCTATTTATAGTACGTTGGGAAGCCTTCACATCCCACTTCTACTTACTAGATGTCTCGTTGCGCCAATTGTTGCACAGACCAGCTGCAGACAAGAAATTAAGTGAACTACTTGAAACATAAAATAAAAGTTAAGTGAACCATTGGAAGTATGTTTCTCCTGAATAGTCTGAAAGTGGTATGCTTGTATTGCATTTGTTTCTTCCTCGTACATTTACCAGCGACAAACAACGATTATGTTTGCCGGTCAGGTCAACCCAACAACTACGTCAATAGAGAGGTTGACCGCACTCCCCCATGGCACATCACCTGAACTATGAGAACCGAAGACTCTTACTCGGAACAACCAAGGCGACTCAAGACCATTCGGGCAGACCCACGGGGTCCAAATACCAGGCAACTGAAGCCAACTGAAACTCAAAATCAAAGGAACATAGGAATAACATTTGACGACCAGATCAACCCAAACATCAG containing:
- the LOC125512844 gene encoding uncharacterized protein LOC125512844 produces the protein MATADASRPNGPALSTPNCRSASPSPVKLAGGDATHSSGKSVSGSSPSSTRSRQSCTCSSTNHPGSFRCSLHRARKQAAAAGSSKPASPPSSRGLGPKRMNSRQCASRALRPSPAAQQSQHLRRAGGLIPRTSRLSAMSTAGERPGDKLYFISLVVEVSLDFLVWLWNLARGI
- the LOC125512845 gene encoding uncharacterized protein LOC125512845; its protein translation is MATADASRPNGPVLSTPNCRSASPSPVKLTGGDATHSPGKSVSGSSPSSTRRRQSCTCSSTKTNHPGSLRCSLHMARKQAAPGGSSKPASPPSIRRLGPKRMNSRQCARRALAPSTSAQQSQHLRRAGGLIPRTSRLSAMSTAGDRPGDFISLVVEASVVFLGWLWKAIFYQRWGNLAQAN